In Desulfobacterales bacterium, a single genomic region encodes these proteins:
- the glgP gene encoding alpha-glucan family phosphorylase, translated as MDITQNIFTNLPPRLSGLGEIAANLWWSWHPEARMLFKKIDRQTWKKNMHNPVKMLSELSAETLNIFANDLEYLRHYDVVIDKFRREILEQKCSIRDKPVDIETHRIAYFSAEYGLHHSLPFYAGGLGFLAGDFIKESSDLRLPLTAIGFMYPEGYLYQRIREDGWQENFDQILDRDAASIYRVLDENGKQLLVKVPLIQPEVYVAVWKISVGRVCLYLMDTDIEINDPWNHGISSRLYTGDLEQRLRQEIVLGIGGSEVLEKLGIKHSILHLNEGHPAFAILERIRDRILEGMSFEEAAENVRQTTVFTTHTPVPAGHDVFPFHLLEKYFSSYWPSLGLDHDKFMKLGIHPENPTAGFNMTAFALRMSGFRNCVSKKHQQVTRRMWQCMWPQVSEEAIPIDYVTNGVHLPKWIEPKMHLLFNKYFGQDWIDDHDSQYIWELIEEIPDDELWRTHYWLKIKLIDAIRDQTRQRWARDHVSPSMLVPGGTFLDPSVLTIGFGRRFATYKRADLIFYDTNRLKKMLNDRWKPIQIIFAGKAHPADDPGKRILQRIFNAARDPEMGGRIAFVENYGEQFAQYMVHGVDVWLNNPIPPMEASGTSGMKAALNGVPHLSICDGWWMEGYNGKNGWSFGSKSDDKDRDKADAEALYDLLENRIIPMYYKVSEKGIRHEWVRVMKESIKSCAPQFSSRRMVKEYIEKFYARAMMAVN; from the coding sequence ATGGATATTACTCAGAATATTTTTACCAATCTGCCTCCCCGTCTCAGCGGACTCGGGGAAATCGCTGCGAATCTGTGGTGGAGCTGGCATCCGGAAGCCCGTATGCTGTTTAAAAAAATTGACCGGCAGACCTGGAAAAAAAACATGCACAATCCGGTAAAAATGCTCAGCGAGCTTTCGGCAGAAACACTGAATATATTTGCAAATGACCTGGAATACCTTCGTCATTATGACGTGGTAATTGATAAATTCCGCAGGGAAATTCTGGAACAGAAATGCAGTATCCGCGACAAACCTGTGGATATCGAAACCCACAGAATCGCCTATTTTTCCGCGGAATACGGCCTGCATCATTCCCTGCCGTTTTATGCCGGTGGACTGGGATTTCTCGCCGGGGATTTTATCAAGGAAAGCAGCGATCTGAGATTGCCCCTGACGGCCATTGGATTCATGTATCCGGAAGGATATCTGTATCAGCGGATTCGGGAAGATGGATGGCAGGAGAATTTTGATCAGATTCTGGACCGGGATGCAGCTTCCATTTATCGGGTACTGGACGAAAACGGCAAGCAGCTTTTGGTCAAGGTGCCTTTGATCCAGCCGGAGGTGTATGTGGCGGTATGGAAAATTTCAGTGGGCCGGGTGTGCCTGTATCTGATGGATACGGATATTGAAATCAATGACCCCTGGAACCATGGCATTTCATCCCGCCTTTATACCGGTGATCTTGAGCAGCGGCTTCGCCAGGAAATCGTTCTCGGGATCGGCGGATCAGAGGTGCTCGAAAAGCTGGGAATCAAACATTCCATTCTTCATCTGAACGAAGGCCACCCGGCGTTTGCAATTCTGGAACGGATCAGGGATCGGATTCTCGAAGGCATGAGTTTTGAAGAAGCGGCGGAAAATGTTCGGCAGACGACCGTGTTTACGACCCATACGCCGGTTCCGGCCGGCCATGACGTGTTCCCGTTTCATCTTCTCGAAAAGTATTTCAGTTCCTACTGGCCCTCTCTGGGGCTGGATCACGATAAGTTCATGAAGCTGGGAATCCATCCTGAAAATCCGACAGCAGGGTTTAATATGACGGCGTTTGCATTGAGGATGTCGGGTTTTAGAAACTGTGTCAGTAAAAAACACCAGCAGGTGACACGTCGGATGTGGCAGTGTATGTGGCCTCAGGTGTCTGAAGAGGCCATTCCCATCGATTATGTCACCAACGGGGTTCATTTGCCCAAATGGATTGAGCCCAAAATGCATTTACTGTTTAATAAATATTTCGGTCAGGACTGGATAGATGATCATGACAGCCAGTATATCTGGGAACTGATCGAGGAAATACCGGATGATGAACTGTGGCGGACTCATTACTGGCTGAAAATTAAACTCATCGATGCCATCCGGGATCAGACCCGTCAGCGCTGGGCCAGGGATCATGTCAGTCCGTCCATGCTGGTACCCGGGGGAACATTTCTGGATCCATCGGTGCTTACCATCGGTTTCGGCCGGCGATTTGCCACGTACAAGCGGGCGGATCTGATTTTTTATGACACGAATCGGTTGAAAAAAATGCTCAACGACCGCTGGAAACCCATTCAGATCATATTTGCTGGAAAGGCCCATCCGGCCGATGACCCGGGAAAACGAATTCTGCAGCGGATATTCAATGCCGCCCGTGATCCGGAGATGGGCGGGCGCATTGCATTTGTGGAAAATTACGGCGAGCAGTTCGCCCAATATATGGTTCATGGCGTGGATGTGTGGCTGAACAATCCCATCCCCCCGATGGAGGCAAGCGGAACCAGCGGAATGAAGGCGGCGCTCAACGGGGTACCGCATCTGAGCATTTGTGACGGGTGGTGGATGGAAGGCTACAACGGCAAAAACGGCTGGTCCTTCGGGTCGAAAAGTGATGATAAAGACAGAGACAAGGCGGACGCCGAAGCCCTCTACGACCTGCTGGAAAACCGGATCATCCCCATGTATTACAAGGTCTCTGAAAAGGGGATACGCCACGAATGGGTCCGGGTCATGAAAGAATCCATCAAAAGCTGCGCCCCGCAGTTTTCATCACGACGCATGGTCAAAGAGTATATCGAAAAATTTTATGCCAGGGCCATGATGGCGGTGAATTAA
- a CDS encoding NADP-dependent glyceraldehyde-3-phosphate dehydrogenase, translating into MNPPEHFQSLFPDEAEIPEQFALREPFSQDFYLSDGQLRYWKGPIHTVASPVCVKTAAGVERKCIGYYPLVTQVEAMDALAAAVKAYSSGRGLWPTMSVAGRISIVQEFVCRMKEQKQQVVNLLMWEIGKSRADSEKEFDRTVDYIQGTVDAVKDLDRVSSRFVIEQGIIGQIRRAPLGVVLCMGPYNYPLNETFTTLIPALIMGNTVILKPPKHGALLYGPLLAAFQEVFPEGVINVLYGRGREIIPALMATGSVNVLALIGSSRAADALRWQHPKPHRLRCVLGLEAKNAAIILPDADLDLTVRECVMGCLSFNGQRCTALKILFVHSKVRYEFLSRFSEAVSRLEVGVPWKDNVFITPLPEPDKPQYLTDLITDAGQHGAEVINPNGGAVYHSFFYPAILFPVNDRMRVYHEEQFGPVIPVCEFDDIEAPISYVVKSDYGQQLSIFGTDPNRIAALVDPLVNQVCRLNINCQCQRGPDTFPFTGRKDSAEGTLSVSDALRAFSIRTLVAAKDVALNQHILTRIVREHKSNFLSTDFIF; encoded by the coding sequence ATGAACCCACCAGAACATTTTCAATCCCTATTTCCGGATGAGGCAGAGATTCCGGAGCAATTTGCGCTTCGGGAGCCGTTCTCCCAGGATTTTTATCTGTCTGACGGCCAGCTGCGTTACTGGAAGGGACCCATTCACACGGTGGCATCACCGGTATGCGTGAAAACGGCCGCAGGCGTGGAGCGTAAATGTATCGGATACTACCCTCTGGTGACGCAAGTCGAGGCGATGGACGCATTGGCGGCAGCGGTCAAGGCATACAGCAGCGGAAGAGGACTCTGGCCCACCATGTCGGTAGCCGGCCGGATCAGCATCGTTCAGGAATTTGTCTGCCGCATGAAGGAGCAGAAACAGCAGGTGGTCAATCTCCTGATGTGGGAAATCGGAAAATCCCGGGCCGACTCCGAAAAGGAATTCGACCGGACCGTGGATTATATCCAGGGCACGGTGGATGCCGTAAAAGATCTGGATCGCGTCTCCAGCCGGTTTGTGATCGAACAGGGCATTATCGGCCAGATCCGTCGCGCGCCGCTTGGGGTGGTTCTCTGCATGGGCCCGTATAACTACCCGCTCAATGAAACCTTTACCACCCTGATTCCGGCACTGATCATGGGAAATACCGTGATTTTAAAGCCGCCCAAACACGGCGCCCTGCTGTACGGTCCGCTGTTGGCCGCGTTTCAGGAGGTGTTTCCCGAAGGCGTCATCAACGTGCTCTACGGCCGGGGAAGAGAGATCATTCCCGCCCTGATGGCAACCGGAAGTGTGAATGTGCTGGCGCTGATCGGATCAAGCCGTGCGGCCGATGCATTGCGCTGGCAGCACCCGAAACCGCATCGGCTCAGGTGTGTGCTGGGGCTTGAAGCCAAAAATGCCGCCATCATCCTCCCGGATGCCGACCTTGACCTGACGGTCAGGGAATGCGTGATGGGCTGCCTGTCATTTAACGGCCAGCGCTGCACGGCGCTGAAGATTCTTTTTGTTCATTCAAAGGTAAGATATGAATTTTTGAGCCGTTTTTCAGAGGCTGTCAGCCGGCTTGAAGTCGGCGTGCCATGGAAAGACAACGTGTTTATTACCCCCCTGCCGGAGCCGGATAAGCCGCAGTACCTCACGGATCTGATCACCGATGCCGGACAGCATGGGGCTGAGGTCATCAATCCGAATGGCGGGGCGGTGTATCACAGTTTTTTCTATCCGGCAATTCTGTTTCCGGTCAATGACCGGATGCGGGTATATCATGAGGAGCAGTTCGGTCCGGTCATTCCCGTATGTGAGTTTGATGATATTGAAGCGCCCATCAGCTATGTGGTGAAATCCGATTATGGTCAGCAGCTGAGCATTTTCGGGACCGATCCGAACCGGATAGCCGCGCTGGTCGATCCCTTGGTCAATCAGGTGTGCCGCCTCAACATCAACTGCCAGTGCCAGAGAGGACCGGATACATTTCCGTTCACCGGCAGGAAAGATTCCGCCGAGGGAACTCTGTCCGTATCCGATGCCCTTCGCGCATTTTCCATCCGGACCCTCGTTGCCGCAAAGGACGTGGCACTCAATCAGCACATTCTGACACGGATTGTCAGAGAGCATAAGTCCAATTTTCTGTCCACGGATTTTATTTTTTGA
- the pfkB gene encoding 1-phosphofructokinase, with translation MIYTVTLNPALDRGMVVEALTTDDTVRAISETVFAAGKGIDVSRVIKELNGQSVTLGFVGGYDGLNLEGLLINAGILTQFTRISGETRINIILKERQNSRQFVISAAGPQVTAAEIGLFYQNFRQISDMTYLVMSGSLPRGVSSNLYGQLILEARKKGAFIVLDTDGAALKESIEYQPTCIKPNQHELSRLVGRPVETESEILAACEQLRQYGIGYILVSRGKNGMILFTEKVRLKAVSPPIEADSTVGAGDSAVAGFVLAHFRGMDLARCLKFACAAGTATAQTPGTELCHRSDVETLMDKIQITSLD, from the coding sequence ATGATTTACACAGTAACATTGAATCCGGCGCTGGATCGGGGCATGGTGGTAGAGGCGCTTACCACGGACGATACGGTCCGGGCAATTTCCGAAACCGTTTTTGCTGCCGGAAAGGGGATTGATGTCTCACGCGTGATCAAGGAGCTGAACGGTCAGAGTGTCACGCTGGGGTTTGTAGGCGGTTACGACGGGCTGAACCTGGAGGGGCTTTTGATCAATGCCGGTATTCTGACCCAGTTTACCCGGATTTCCGGTGAAACCCGGATCAACATTATTCTGAAAGAACGACAAAACAGCCGCCAGTTTGTCATCAGTGCGGCAGGCCCACAGGTAACCGCCGCGGAAATCGGGTTGTTTTATCAGAATTTCAGGCAGATTTCCGATATGACCTATCTGGTGATGAGCGGCAGTCTTCCCAGGGGAGTCAGCTCAAATCTCTATGGGCAGCTGATTCTGGAAGCCCGGAAAAAGGGTGCATTTATTGTACTGGATACCGATGGGGCCGCTCTGAAAGAGTCCATCGAATATCAGCCGACCTGTATCAAACCCAATCAGCATGAACTTTCCCGGCTGGTCGGACGCCCGGTTGAAACCGAGTCTGAAATTCTGGCAGCCTGCGAGCAGCTTCGCCAATACGGAATAGGGTATATTCTGGTGTCACGTGGCAAAAATGGGATGATCCTGTTCACGGAAAAAGTCAGACTGAAAGCCGTTTCACCTCCGATTGAAGCCGACAGCACCGTCGGTGCCGGAGATTCAGCAGTCGCCGGATTTGTCCTGGCGCATTTCAGGGGGATGGATCTGGCCCGATGCCTCAAATTCGCCTGCGCCGCCGGTACCGCCACCGCCCAGACCCCGGGAACCGAACTGTGCCACCGAAGCGATGTGGAAACGTTAATGGATAAGATTCAGATCACCTCTTTGGATTAA
- the atpD gene encoding F0F1 ATP synthase subunit beta, producing the protein MNPISLYTGRISAVRGSVVDAVFPEGLPPMYSILKTGPQDRIIIEVVDHPDPECVRGIALTSSAGLGRGDVVRTDGLPLQAPIGPQLLGRMFNVFGQPVDNKPAPDNVTLKSIHQPPMALARRETSEEIFVTGIKAIDLLIPLEQGGKAGLFGGAGVGKTVLITELIHNMVGKHKGVSIFCGIGERCREGEELYREMDEAGVLKNTAMVFGQMNESPGARFRVGHVALTMAEYFRDDEGKDVLLLIDNIFRFIQAGMELSGLLGRLPSRLGYQPTMGTELAELEERISSSKKAAITSIQAVYVPADDLTDPSAVHTFSHLSATIVLSRKRAGEGFYPAIDPLESRSMMLTPKVVGVKHYQVAQAVRKTLATYEELKDIIAMLGIEELSREDRKTVEQARRLERFMTQPFFTTKQFTGYEGRMVDLADTIDGCERILNDEFSKASESDLYMIGTVKEVKSR; encoded by the coding sequence ATGAACCCAATTTCCCTCTATACCGGCCGGATCAGCGCGGTGCGCGGCAGTGTGGTGGATGCCGTGTTTCCCGAAGGCCTTCCCCCCATGTACTCGATCCTGAAGACCGGGCCGCAGGACCGCATCATTATTGAAGTGGTGGATCATCCCGATCCCGAATGCGTGCGCGGTATTGCCCTGACCTCATCGGCGGGGCTGGGAAGAGGGGATGTGGTCCGCACGGACGGCCTTCCGCTTCAGGCGCCGATCGGCCCTCAGCTGCTGGGGAGGATGTTTAACGTGTTCGGCCAGCCGGTAGACAACAAACCGGCGCCGGATAACGTTACCCTCAAATCCATTCATCAGCCACCCATGGCGCTGGCCCGGCGGGAGACCAGTGAGGAGATTTTTGTCACCGGCATCAAGGCCATCGATCTTCTCATTCCGCTGGAACAGGGGGGAAAGGCCGGCCTGTTCGGCGGAGCGGGGGTGGGAAAAACCGTTCTGATTACAGAATTGATCCATAACATGGTCGGAAAGCATAAAGGGGTGAGCATTTTCTGCGGAATCGGTGAACGCTGCCGGGAAGGTGAAGAACTTTACCGTGAAATGGATGAGGCCGGAGTGCTGAAAAATACGGCCATGGTGTTCGGCCAGATGAATGAATCTCCCGGGGCGCGGTTCCGTGTGGGGCATGTGGCGCTGACCATGGCCGAATATTTCCGAGATGATGAGGGAAAAGACGTTCTGCTCCTGATCGATAATATTTTCCGTTTTATCCAGGCCGGCATGGAGCTGTCCGGCCTGCTGGGAAGACTCCCCTCCCGTCTCGGGTATCAGCCGACCATGGGCACGGAGCTTGCCGAACTTGAAGAAAGAATCTCGAGTTCAAAAAAAGCGGCCATTACCTCCATACAGGCCGTGTATGTGCCGGCAGATGACCTGACCGATCCGTCAGCGGTTCATACCTTCTCGCATCTTTCCGCTACCATTGTACTTTCCCGGAAAAGAGCCGGCGAGGGGTTTTACCCGGCCATCGATCCCCTGGAATCCCGTTCCATGATGCTGACGCCTAAAGTCGTCGGGGTTAAACACTATCAGGTAGCCCAGGCAGTCAGGAAAACACTGGCAACCTATGAGGAACTCAAGGATATCATTGCCATGCTCGGTATTGAAGAACTGTCCCGGGAGGATCGGAAAACCGTCGAACAGGCCAGGCGTCTGGAGCGTTTCATGACCCAGCCGTTTTTTACCACCAAACAGTTTACAGGTTATGAAGGCAGGATGGTGGATCTGGCAGATACGATCGACGGGTGCGAGCGCATATTAAATGACGAATTTTCCAAGGCATCCGAAAGTGACCTGTATATGATCGGTACGGTTAAAGAGGTCAAATCCCGTTGA
- a CDS encoding F0F1 ATP synthase subunit epsilon, with the protein MRLKIYTPADIFLDQEVTSVVGESPAGSFCLLPRHIDYVTALVPGILSCLTPTNEERFLGVDGGILVKLADQVQVAAGWVVKGELGELRQQVERMISDADEKQRKTRSSVARLEADFIRRFMEFGKIGKV; encoded by the coding sequence TTGAGACTCAAGATCTATACACCGGCAGATATTTTTCTCGACCAGGAGGTCACCAGTGTGGTCGGGGAAAGTCCGGCCGGAAGCTTCTGCCTGCTGCCCCGTCATATTGATTATGTAACGGCGCTGGTTCCGGGGATTTTGTCTTGCCTGACTCCGACAAATGAAGAGCGCTTTCTGGGGGTTGATGGCGGAATTCTGGTCAAACTGGCGGATCAGGTCCAGGTGGCTGCCGGGTGGGTGGTCAAAGGAGAGCTGGGAGAACTCAGGCAGCAGGTGGAGCGGATGATTTCCGACGCAGATGAAAAGCAGCGCAAAACCCGAAGTTCGGTAGCCCGGCTGGAGGCCGATTTCATCAGACGGTTCATGGAGTTTGGGAAAATTGGAAAAGTCTGA
- a CDS encoding AtpZ/AtpI family protein, whose translation MEKSEKDNPSSQQRFSEDVRIREQRKIRSRKEENRNVWFGLGMFGVVGWSVAIPTLIAIFVGVWIDVTWKSPYSWTLMLLFVGIVVGCINAWFWIKREQRNIFSDRESDEDLK comes from the coding sequence TTGGAAAAGTCTGAAAAAGATAACCCCTCGTCGCAACAGCGTTTTTCAGAAGATGTGCGCATCCGGGAACAGCGAAAAATCCGCTCCCGCAAAGAGGAAAACCGGAATGTCTGGTTCGGTCTGGGCATGTTCGGCGTGGTCGGATGGTCAGTGGCGATTCCCACGCTGATCGCGATCTTTGTCGGCGTCTGGATCGATGTGACATGGAAAAGCCCGTATTCGTGGACATTGATGCTGCTGTTCGTGGGTATTGTGGTCGGCTGTATCAATGCCTGGTTCTGGATAAAGCGTGAACAAAGGAATATTTTCAGTGACCGGGAATCGGATGAGGACTTGAAATGA
- a CDS encoding ATP synthase subunit I has product MNQPVELYIRAAALFWGLFLGVFYFGGLWLTVRKLPVSRKPKTLWIASFMLRLIVLLSGLWLVLRQDMIAFGIAFISVMVARVVISKTVGRQKESWVESQKQS; this is encoded by the coding sequence ATGAATCAACCTGTTGAACTCTATATCCGGGCAGCTGCCCTTTTCTGGGGACTATTTCTGGGCGTATTTTATTTTGGCGGCCTGTGGCTGACCGTTCGAAAATTACCGGTATCGAGGAAACCGAAGACTTTATGGATAGCCAGCTTCATGCTTCGCCTGATCGTCTTGCTCTCAGGCCTGTGGCTGGTGCTCCGGCAAGATATGATTGCCTTTGGCATTGCATTTATCAGCGTGATGGTTGCCCGGGTTGTGATTTCAAAAACAGTCGGGAGGCAGAAAGAGTCGTGGGTCGAGAGTCAAAAACAGTCGTGA
- a CDS encoding F0F1 ATP synthase subunit A produces MHISPDNIIYWQHGSIALNGTIVFTWIVMGFLVVGSWIVTRKLSSDVTISRGQNLLEIIVLGMVRQIREVSRHKPVELLPFLGTLFLFVAISNLLSVVPGFQTPTGSLSTTAALSLCVFVMVPVYGISQSSLTQYLKNYIRPSAFMLPFNLMGEISRTLALAVRLFGNIMSGSMIAAILLSVAPLFLPIIMQLFGLLTGLVQAYIFSILAAVYLAAGMEVQTTHKKDASKGDG; encoded by the coding sequence ATGCACATAAGCCCCGACAATATCATTTACTGGCAGCACGGAAGCATAGCCCTGAACGGGACGATCGTATTTACCTGGATCGTGATGGGGTTTCTGGTGGTTGGGTCATGGATTGTGACCCGGAAGCTGTCTTCGGATGTGACGATTTCACGGGGGCAGAACCTGCTGGAGATCATTGTTCTTGGGATGGTCAGGCAGATCCGGGAAGTGAGCCGGCATAAGCCGGTCGAACTGCTGCCGTTTCTCGGCACCCTGTTTCTGTTTGTTGCGATATCCAATCTGCTTTCGGTCGTGCCCGGGTTTCAGACGCCTACCGGGTCATTGTCCACCACGGCAGCCCTGTCCCTGTGCGTGTTTGTCATGGTGCCGGTGTATGGTATTTCGCAAAGCAGTTTAACCCAATATCTGAAAAATTATATCCGGCCGAGTGCGTTTATGCTCCCCTTTAACCTCATGGGGGAAATCAGCCGGACCCTGGCACTGGCAGTCCGGCTGTTCGGAAATATCATGAGCGGCAGCATGATCGCTGCAATTTTATTGTCAGTAGCGCCGCTTTTTCTGCCGATTATCATGCAGCTGTTCGGTCTGCTGACCGGACTGGTTCAGGCGTATATTTTTTCCATCCTCGCAGCGGTGTATCTTGCCGCCGGGATGGAGGTCCAGACAACGCATAAAAAAGATGCATCGAAAGGAGACGGATAA
- a CDS encoding F0F1 ATP synthase subunit C translates to MDNLGLVAVISIATAGLCIGIGAIGPALGEGRALAQALSSIAQQPDETTVITRTLFVGLAMVESTAIYCFVVAMILIFANPFWNYFLSKAGG, encoded by the coding sequence ATGGATAATTTAGGCCTTGTGGCGGTCATCTCCATAGCTACTGCCGGCCTGTGTATCGGAATCGGTGCCATTGGCCCGGCGCTCGGGGAAGGGAGGGCGCTGGCTCAGGCCTTAAGTTCCATTGCCCAGCAGCCCGATGAGACCACGGTCATCACCCGGACACTGTTTGTCGGGCTGGCCATGGTCGAGTCCACGGCTATTTACTGTTTTGTGGTGGCGATGATCCTGATTTTTGCCAATCCGTTCTGGAATTATTTTCTGAGCAAGGCAGGAGGGTAG